In Vibrio japonicus, one DNA window encodes the following:
- a CDS encoding DUF3549 family protein: MENIHTLTQLLTSSDCQYQVYDLGRRIKHIENKVFADVEKGQLPYPYPLQRKAHLAIAYWNEQKQPWIWFLKFELDERGLFKQSDIGNFLKYVIEAMGTRISQEMTEEQQQKLSNNPYTFKPSEDKMAVFHSQVRALLDLPCSQYYEHAQHYFSGGLGWDNWQTVGLQGVTDICARLGQEQNGVNVRRSLHHLPSEPLYALLGALEHTSLQKKLAQRLAELAMDQIESADPDIFLLGALTRALSGADNAISLPVLQHILTSPRLSHQEVLIGIAGRCWHLLANHDVAEQYLLRLAQTGNQALFNQLFADLVMLPELRMVLLPLLHSNPSKELAAALISLQQATKG; the protein is encoded by the coding sequence ATGGAAAACATACATACCCTCACGCAACTACTGACTAGCAGTGATTGCCAATATCAGGTGTACGATCTCGGTCGCCGCATTAAGCATATCGAAAACAAAGTTTTTGCTGATGTAGAAAAAGGTCAACTGCCTTACCCATATCCACTACAGCGAAAAGCCCACCTTGCGATTGCCTACTGGAACGAGCAGAAACAGCCTTGGATCTGGTTTCTAAAGTTTGAGTTAGATGAACGCGGCCTATTTAAGCAATCGGATATCGGTAATTTCCTTAAGTATGTTATCGAAGCGATGGGAACACGTATCAGCCAAGAGATGACCGAAGAGCAACAACAAAAGCTTTCTAATAATCCCTATACGTTCAAACCGTCTGAAGACAAGATGGCGGTATTCCATAGCCAAGTCAGAGCATTACTTGATCTACCGTGTAGCCAATACTACGAACACGCTCAGCACTACTTCTCGGGTGGCTTAGGCTGGGACAATTGGCAGACAGTCGGACTTCAAGGTGTGACTGATATTTGTGCGCGCTTAGGACAGGAACAAAATGGCGTCAATGTTCGTCGCTCGCTTCATCACTTACCAAGCGAACCGCTTTACGCCTTGCTGGGAGCATTAGAGCATACAAGCTTGCAAAAAAAGCTCGCACAACGTCTCGCTGAACTCGCGATGGATCAGATTGAAAGTGCAGACCCAGATATTTTTCTTTTAGGTGCGTTAACACGTGCTCTTTCTGGCGCAGACAACGCCATTTCACTGCCTGTGCTACAACACATTCTTACGTCTCCAAGGCTAAGCCATCAAGAGGTGCTCATTGGGATTGCAGGCCGCTGCTGGCATCTACTGGCAAACCATGACGTTGCAGAACAATATCTACTTCGTTTAGCTCAGACTGGGAATCAAGCGTTGTTCAATCAACTTTTTGCTGACCTGGTTATGCTACCAGAGCTACGTATGGTGCTACTGCCACTGCTTCATTCTAATCCTTCAAAAGAACTGGCTGCAGCCCTTATTTCTTTGCAGCAAGCGACAAAAGGGTAA
- the dxs gene encoding 1-deoxy-D-xylulose-5-phosphate synthase — translation MTLDISKYPTLALADTPDELRSLPNEMLPKLCGELRTYLLNSVSHSSGHFASGLGTVELTVALHYVYNTPFDQLIWDVGHQAYPHKILTGRRDQMSSIRQKGGLHPFPWREESEYDTLSVGHSSTSISAALGMAISAEKEGKNRKIVSVIGDGAITAGMAFEAMNHAGDVHSDMLVILNDNEMSISENVGALNNHLAQVLSGSLYTSIREGGKKVLSGVPPIKELVRRTEEHLKGMVVPGTLFEEFGFNYIGPVDGHDVNELVKTLKNMRELKGPQFLHIMTKKGKGYEPAEKDPIGYHSVPKFDPSNHSLPKSSGGKPSFSKIFGDFLCDMAAQDPKLMAITPAMREGSGMVRFSKEYPDQYFDVAIAEQHAVTLATGMAIAGNNPIVAIYSTFLQRGYDQLIHDVAIMDLPIMFAIDRAGLVGADGQTHQGAFDLSFMRCIPNMVIMAPSDENECRQMLYTGHKHTGPSAVRYPRGTGMGTEIKTEFTALEIGKGRLVRKGENVAILSFGTFLENALTVAENLNATVADMRFVKPLDEELIKELVATHDVIVTVEENAIAGGAGAGVVEFMMKEKLIKPVLNLGLPDQFVHQGTQEELHEELGLDAKGIENAIREYMEK, via the coding sequence ATGACTCTTGATATTTCAAAGTACCCAACATTGGCTCTAGCGGATACGCCAGATGAACTACGCAGCCTTCCAAATGAAATGCTGCCTAAGCTATGTGGTGAGCTGCGTACTTATTTACTCAACTCAGTTAGCCACTCAAGCGGTCACTTCGCTTCAGGCCTAGGCACAGTGGAACTCACTGTCGCTCTGCACTACGTGTACAACACACCATTTGATCAATTGATCTGGGATGTGGGTCACCAAGCGTACCCGCACAAAATTCTGACTGGTCGCCGAGATCAAATGTCAAGCATCCGCCAAAAAGGTGGATTGCACCCATTCCCATGGCGTGAAGAAAGCGAGTACGACACCTTGTCTGTTGGTCACTCATCGACTTCCATCAGTGCCGCACTGGGTATGGCGATCAGTGCCGAAAAAGAAGGTAAGAACCGTAAAATCGTCAGTGTGATTGGCGATGGTGCGATCACAGCTGGCATGGCCTTCGAGGCGATGAACCACGCTGGTGACGTCCACTCTGATATGCTGGTAATTCTGAACGACAATGAAATGTCGATTTCAGAGAACGTAGGCGCGCTAAATAACCACTTAGCACAAGTGCTTTCTGGTAGCCTTTACACTTCGATTCGTGAAGGCGGTAAGAAGGTACTGTCTGGCGTGCCACCAATCAAAGAATTGGTCCGCCGTACTGAAGAACATTTAAAGGGCATGGTCGTGCCTGGCACATTGTTTGAAGAGTTCGGTTTCAACTACATTGGCCCAGTTGACGGACATGACGTTAACGAGCTAGTCAAAACTCTGAAGAACATGCGCGAACTAAAAGGCCCTCAGTTCCTGCATATTATGACGAAGAAAGGCAAAGGCTACGAACCGGCGGAAAAAGATCCGATCGGTTACCACAGCGTACCTAAGTTTGACCCGTCGAATCACTCTCTACCTAAGAGCAGTGGTGGCAAACCTAGCTTTTCAAAGATCTTTGGTGACTTCCTGTGTGATATGGCAGCGCAAGATCCTAAGTTGATGGCAATTACGCCAGCAATGCGTGAAGGTTCGGGTATGGTTCGTTTCTCAAAAGAGTACCCAGACCAATACTTCGATGTCGCCATTGCTGAGCAGCACGCTGTGACGCTAGCAACAGGGATGGCCATCGCAGGTAATAATCCAATTGTGGCTATCTACTCTACCTTCTTGCAACGTGGCTATGATCAATTGATTCATGATGTCGCCATTATGGATCTTCCAATCATGTTTGCCATCGACCGCGCTGGTCTTGTGGGTGCAGACGGTCAAACTCACCAAGGTGCGTTTGATTTAAGCTTTATGCGTTGCATCCCGAACATGGTGATTATGGCACCAAGTGACGAGAATGAGTGTCGCCAGATGCTTTACACTGGCCACAAACATACTGGTCCTTCTGCGGTTCGTTATCCTCGTGGCACGGGGATGGGCACCGAGATCAAGACCGAGTTTACTGCACTAGAAATCGGTAAAGGTCGACTCGTACGCAAAGGTGAAAACGTCGCTATTCTTAGCTTTGGTACTTTCTTGGAAAATGCGCTAACTGTTGCAGAAAACCTCAACGCAACTGTCGCGGACATGCGCTTTGTGAAACCTCTCGATGAAGAACTGATCAAAGAGCTTGTTGCTACGCACGATGTTATCGTCACAGTTGAAGAAAACGCAATTGCTGGCGGTGCGGGTGCGGGTGTCGTTGAATTCATGATGAAAGAAAAATTGATCAAACCAGTCCTTAACTTAGGATTGCCAGACCAATTTGTTCATCAAGGCACCCAAGAAGAGCTGCATGAAGAACTTGGGCTCGACGCGAAAGGCATTGAAAACGCGATTCGCGAATACATGGAAAAGTAA
- a CDS encoding GNAT family N-acetyltransferase gives MTIVTRRSLLVPYNESLQSDFLLLNCCAKNRAEMNGPHTVSSAKQLFSRMLHDETIYARAVLDSQTRDYMGHVFISTLDELPELGFIFDKLYWGKGIASEVLASFFYRAVRDLSLTQVMATVNSGHEPSIKLLNKLGFQLIAHKRDAFGPYDEYRFTSDEAECLSSQDETLA, from the coding sequence ATGACAATAGTGACTCGCCGTTCGTTATTGGTACCCTATAACGAGTCGTTACAATCAGACTTCTTACTTTTAAATTGCTGCGCCAAAAATCGAGCAGAAATGAACGGTCCGCATACTGTTTCATCTGCCAAACAGCTTTTCTCACGAATGCTTCATGATGAAACCATTTATGCCCGAGCGGTTTTAGATAGCCAAACGCGTGACTACATGGGGCACGTTTTTATTTCTACTTTAGATGAGTTGCCTGAACTGGGTTTTATATTCGATAAACTGTATTGGGGGAAGGGGATAGCCAGTGAAGTGCTTGCTTCTTTCTTTTACCGTGCGGTACGAGATTTAAGTTTGACGCAAGTGATGGCTACAGTGAACAGTGGTCACGAGCCATCAATCAAGCTTCTTAATAAATTGGGTTTTCAACTTATCGCTCACAAGCGAGACGCCTTTGGGCCATACGATGAGTACCGATTTACATCCGATGAGGCGGAATGTTTATCTTCGCAAGATGAAACCCTTGCATGA
- a CDS encoding YqcC family protein, producing MTKEQQLLLLLEQLMPLMQRLKLWQAHPPEEKALQSAEPFALDTLTPEQWLQWIFLPKMSALIGQDMPFPTGFSITPYFEECWKEQGEYVPLIILLKSIDEVCA from the coding sequence ATGACAAAAGAACAGCAATTGTTACTCCTTTTAGAGCAGCTAATGCCTCTGATGCAACGTTTGAAGCTATGGCAAGCGCATCCACCAGAGGAAAAAGCACTGCAAAGTGCAGAGCCCTTCGCGCTAGACACATTAACGCCAGAACAGTGGTTACAGTGGATTTTCTTACCTAAGATGTCAGCACTGATAGGGCAAGACATGCCATTTCCAACGGGGTTCTCAATCACTCCCTACTTTGAAGAATGCTGGAAAGAGCAGGGCGAATATGTGCCTTTGATTATTTTACTTAAGTCGATTGATGAGGTGTGCGCCTGA
- a CDS encoding DUF3301 domain-containing protein, producing MIGDLLAILILALVCFLFWQQRRQAELAKLIASRKCEQLNLQLISVALKGHKMKTPDGLWRWHSIYQFEFSSLGDDCYQGTLIMQGFHLAKINIPPHRM from the coding sequence ATGATAGGAGACCTACTAGCAATACTTATATTGGCGCTTGTCTGTTTCTTATTTTGGCAACAACGGCGACAAGCTGAATTAGCAAAACTCATCGCATCAAGAAAGTGCGAGCAACTGAACCTTCAGCTCATTAGCGTTGCTTTAAAGGGTCACAAAATGAAAACGCCAGATGGTCTCTGGCGTTGGCATTCAATCTATCAGTTCGAGTTCTCTTCGCTGGGAGATGACTGCTATCAAGGGACCTTGATCATGCAAGGGTTTCATCTTGCGAAGATAAACATTCCGCCTCATCGGATGTAA
- the truC gene encoding tRNA pseudouridine(65) synthase TruC: MLEIIYQDEYFVAVNKPAGMLVHRSWLDKHETQFVMQTLRDQIGQHVFPLHRLDRPTSGVLIFALSSEVASQVMPMFANHEMEKTYHAIVRGWILEEGRLDYALKVELDKIADKHASQDKEAQEAVTDYKPLAKAEIPHSTGQFPTTRYCLMEMKPLTGRKHQLRRHMAHLRHPIVGDTTHGDGKHNKLFREVYDSHRLLLHSSSLKFVHPFTKQEVVIKAGVDDTWKRLCAEFSWSIPS, translated from the coding sequence ATGCTGGAAATCATTTATCAGGATGAGTATTTCGTTGCAGTTAATAAGCCAGCAGGAATGCTAGTGCACCGTAGCTGGTTAGACAAACATGAAACACAATTTGTCATGCAGACATTGCGGGATCAAATTGGTCAACATGTCTTTCCGCTCCATCGCTTAGACAGACCTACGTCTGGGGTGTTGATCTTTGCGCTGTCGAGTGAGGTCGCATCGCAAGTGATGCCCATGTTCGCCAATCATGAAATGGAAAAAACGTACCACGCGATTGTTCGTGGTTGGATTTTAGAAGAAGGCAGATTGGACTACGCGCTTAAAGTGGAATTGGACAAAATTGCGGACAAGCATGCGAGCCAAGATAAGGAAGCGCAAGAAGCAGTAACCGACTATAAACCGCTGGCAAAGGCTGAAATCCCGCATTCCACAGGTCAGTTCCCAACCACGCGATACTGTCTTATGGAGATGAAGCCCTTAACCGGACGCAAACATCAGCTACGACGCCATATGGCGCACCTACGCCATCCTATTGTTGGAGATACCACACACGGCGACGGTAAACACAATAAACTGTTTAGAGAAGTGTATGACTCGCACAGGCTGCTGCTGCACTCATCGTCATTAAAATTTGTTCACCCATTTACGAAGCAAGAAGTCGTGATTAAGGCTGGCGTTGACGACACTTGGAAGAGGCTGTGTGCAGAATTTAGTTGGAGCATTCCAAGTTAA